ATATTCCGGACTGCTTTTCAGCAATTCCTGATGGGTTCCTTCTGCAATGATTTCGCCCTGCATCAGCAAGATCACTTTATCGTAATGTTCAACAGAAGCTATTTTTTGTGTAATGGAAAGTAAAGTTAAACCTGGATAATTTTGTTGGATGTTCTCTAAAATCCTTTTCTCCGTATTGGTATCAACACGGGCCGTAAAATCATCAAGCAATAAGATCTTCGGATTCACCGCTAAAGCCCTGGCCAGCATAATCCGTTGTTTTTGTCCACCCGAAAGGCTGTTTCCCCGTTCAGAAACAATGGTGTTCAACTGATCGGGTAAAGCGCTTACAAAATCTTTAAGTTCGGCAGTAGCAATGGCCTTAGCCAGCGATTCGTCTGTAACGGTATCGCTAAAGGCAATATTTTCCCTAATGCTCATGTTGAACATAATGCTGTCCTGAAATACAAAACCAACCTGTTGATGGAAATTCTCCTGATTGTATTGTTTAATCTCTTTACCATCAAACAATACCAATCCCGAATCGGCATCTATCAAACCTGTTAAAATATAGAGCAATTGTGTTTTACCCGCAGCCGTAGGCCCAATAATGGCCGTTTTAGAGCCCGCTTTTGCAGAAAACGAAACCGATTTTAAAACCGGTTTTTGACCGAAATTCATGTTAACATCTTTCACTTCCACATCGCCCTTTAATTGTGTTGTCAGCGTACCTGGATGTTTAACCTCGATAGCATTCAGCACACTTTCTATCCGCTGATACGATGCTGTAGCCTGTGCAATAACATTGCTCATAAAACCGATTACCAAAATAGGAAATATGATGAGCGTGAGGTAACTGCTAAAAGCCGTAAACTCTCCCAACGTCATCGAATTGGTAATTACAAAATGACCGCCCAGCACCAAAATGCACAAACCAGATAAATTGGCTGTAAAAACAATAACTGGGATCAAGGCTGCAAACATCCGCAGAATGGATATCCCTAAATCTCTCGCTTTGGCATTTGCATCTAAAAATTTATTGTATTCTAAAGTTTGAGAGTTAATTACCCTTATTAAAGCTGAACCTAAAATACTTTCGCTGATTACTTTGTTCAACCAATCGATCACTTCCCTGCTCTTTTTGAAAAGCACTTTTACCTTGCTTAATACATAAAAAAATGCACCGCCAATAATCGGCACAATCGCAATTACACAAAGTGCAAGTTTCCAGTTGATCATTAAGAGCAAAATACTCGCCCCAACAATTAAAAATATAGATGAACAGATAGAAACGATAGCCTGCGAAACAAACATTTTGATCGAATCGGCATCGGCCGTAAGGTTAGTCAACAGCTTTGAGGGGTTAGCCTGAATAATGTAGGCATGGCTTTGTCTCGAAATCTGATCAGACAGCCTTGTTCTTAAATCTCTTGCTACACGTTCAGAAGCATAGGTTTGTACAATGCTCTGTAAATAAGTAAAAATAAAAACCAGAACAATGGCCAGCGAAAATTGAAGCAAGATGGATTGAAGATTGAAAGTTTTGTTGGTATAAGAATCGATACCACCGGCAATAATCTTTGGTAAGAGTAAGTTGATGCCGTTACTGAGCAATGCAAACAGGATTAGCATAAAAATTAAGCCCCTGTAGTTTCCAAGTAAACTGAAAATACTTGGCTTTTTGGCTTCTTTGGTTTTTTCCATATCAAATGAAGATACCTTAAATTGTAGGTTCCAAATTTAGCCGAATTAATTGATATCGATTGTAAGAAAGATATTAAGGAAGAAATATATTTATGAATGAGCGAAATAACTGTACAAGAATTAGGTCCATTCAGTCATTCGCTCATTCAACAATTAACCGATTTAACGGTTTAAACAATTAACCACTTATTTACTTTCCTTCAAAACCATATCAATGGTAATGGCAGTGGCCACAATTGCTACCTTCTGGTTGCTTTCCGCATAACTGGGATCGATAGAAACATTGTATTTATCGGCTGTGGTAAAAACTTCTTTCAAAGCGCCAGCCCATTTTTTATTTATTTTGCCCATTTCGGCACCTACATTATTGGTAATGCTGAAATTCCAGGCTTTCCAATCGCCAGATATTTTTGCAATCTCCTCGCCCGATGTCGGGCTCGAAATGGTAAAAGTTGGCTTGAAGAATTTAAATTTTTGTTTAATAATACCCACTTCAACACCTAAGGGATCGGTAACGATAATTTTCGACATCCAGAATGTCCAGCCTCTGGTAATGGTAGCCTGCAACTGGTCGTTGGTATCGGTAATTTCTAATTTAAAAGGCATCATTCGCTTATCAACCAACAAGGTTAGAACCTTGTGCCAGCCAGAAATACGCTGTTTAATAATCCCGATCTGAGCACCCTGATCGTTGTAAACTTTGTACTCGTTCGCAAACTTTAAAAAGTTTACTTTCTCGTCAATAAAATATTCATCGCTTAAAAAAAATGGAGGAATCTGCTTGTTCATATTGTAGATTTAATATTAGATAAGTTGCGAAAATATATATTTTTTTCGATTACAAGATCAAATAAGGTGTCTTCGTGGGTCGTCATTCCCAACTTGATTGGGAATCTTAAAACTTTAGCTAGGTTTACATATCGCTTTAAGATTCCCGCCTGCGCGGGAATGACGACCGTTCTTCTATAATCTGTTGCTGGTAGCCATTGCGCAAGGCCGAAGTAAAGAACATTTTTTCTGTTTTGCTCCGGTACCTTTCCAACAGATTTAAAACCAATTTGCAACTAAACATTGCTACCTTTGCAGCAAAAGCCATTGAAGAAAATGGTTAAACCCAAAACAAATGATTGAAATAGGAAAATACAACGAGTTAAGGATTTTAAGCAAAACAGAAGCCG
The nucleotide sequence above comes from Pedobacter riviphilus. Encoded proteins:
- a CDS encoding LURP-one-related/scramblase family protein; this encodes MNKQIPPFFLSDEYFIDEKVNFLKFANEYKVYNDQGAQIGIIKQRISGWHKVLTLLVDKRMMPFKLEITDTNDQLQATITRGWTFWMSKIIVTDPLGVEVGIIKQKFKFFKPTFTISSPTSGEEIAKISGDWKAWNFSITNNVGAEMGKINKKWAGALKEVFTTADKYNVSIDPSYAESNQKVAIVATAITIDMVLKESK
- a CDS encoding ABC transporter ATP-binding protein, which encodes MEKTKEAKKPSIFSLLGNYRGLIFMLILFALLSNGINLLLPKIIAGGIDSYTNKTFNLQSILLQFSLAIVLVFIFTYLQSIVQTYASERVARDLRTRLSDQISRQSHAYIIQANPSKLLTNLTADADSIKMFVSQAIVSICSSIFLIVGASILLLMINWKLALCVIAIVPIIGGAFFYVLSKVKVLFKKSREVIDWLNKVISESILGSALIRVINSQTLEYNKFLDANAKARDLGISILRMFAALIPVIVFTANLSGLCILVLGGHFVITNSMTLGEFTAFSSYLTLIIFPILVIGFMSNVIAQATASYQRIESVLNAIEVKHPGTLTTQLKGDVEVKDVNMNFGQKPVLKSVSFSAKAGSKTAIIGPTAAGKTQLLYILTGLIDADSGLVLFDGKEIKQYNQENFHQQVGFVFQDSIMFNMSIRENIAFSDTVTDESLAKAIATAELKDFVSALPDQLNTIVSERGNSLSGGQKQRIMLARALAVNPKILLLDDFTARVDTNTEKRILENIQQNYPGLTLLSITQKIASVEHYDKVILLMQGEIIAEGTHQELLKSSPEYVQIYNSQQSTSNYELQS